One genomic window of Diospyros lotus cultivar Yz01 chromosome 8, ASM1463336v1, whole genome shotgun sequence includes the following:
- the LOC127807793 gene encoding fluoride export protein 1 isoform X3: MDRQNNDSESRRTGSFSRSSSGGSSLRRHSFSFTDAVAPGKDDDLDSESVSEAGDIGDRALHSNRYSGSGRNRLSVDMENGSVMPIPEDALLQSYVLRSRDPILSTVASPVSPSTLDIISPLSTDAIIHSEDKEQENKKELPWLLDYVSCLIHLSVFGILGVLTRFLLQKLFGPGVVGATSDGFYMYLDLPSNMVGSFLMGWFGIVFKRDISRVSDHLAIGLTTGYLGSLTTFSGWNQKMLDLSVEGQWVFVVLGFLIGLFLVAFSIICAVEIAPGIRWVLKKLDVLKLNGFSNSGTNGKIDHYRRQLAAMAVMLLMLALLLAVSGALEKREFKNGGSEAQLWLGCLVGPFGVWIRWFLARLNGRGIGKAGLLKWIPFGTLIANVSAACVMAALATLKKAVNTKEFYTIANGVQFGLLGCLSTVSTFIAEFHAMRQTKQSWRAYVYALITILMSFGLGILIYSIPVWAKGYN; the protein is encoded by the exons ATGGATCGTCAGAATAATGATTCTGAATCCAGGCGAACTGGATCATTTAGTCGGTCAAGCAGTGGTGGTTCTTCTTTGAGAAGGCATTCTTTTAGTTTCACAGATGCAGTCGCCCCTGGTAAAGATGATGACCTTGACAGTGAGTCTGTTTCAGAGGCTGGTGATATTGGAGATCGAGCACTTCACAGTAACAGGTACAGTGGAAGTGGCAGGAATCGTCTATCTGTTGATATGGAAAATGGCAGTGTTATGCCCATTCCTGAGGATGCTCTGTTACAGTCATATGTACTTCGATCTCGTGATCCAATTTTGTCAACAGTTGCCTCGCCTGTATCACCGTCAACCTTGGACATTATATCTCCTCTTTCCACTGATGCAATCATACATTCTGAAGACAAGGAGCAA GAGAACAAAAAAGAGCTACCTTGGCTATTGGATTATGTTTCATGCCTTATCCATCTATCTGTTTTCGGAATTCTTGGG GTTTTGACGAGGTTTTTACTACAGAAACTATTTGGCCCTGGAGTAGTTGGTGCCACAAGTGATGGATTCTACATGTACCTTGATCTTCCTTCTAAtatg gtCGGTTCATTCTTAATGGGGTGGTTTGGCATTGTCTTCAAACGAGACATATCCAGAGTTTCAGATCATTTGGCCATTGGACTGACCACTGGTTACTTGGGAAGCCTTACAACTTTCAGTGGCTGGAATCAGAAAATGCTTGACCTCAGTGTAGAAGGGCAATGGGTTTTTGTTGTGCTTGGTTTTCTCATAG GCTTGTTCCTTGTTGCCTTTTCCATCATATGTGCAGTAGAGATAGCTCCAGGCATCCGTTGGGTTCTTAAAAAATTAGACGTACTTAAGTTGAACGGGTTCTCTAATTCTGGAACCAATGGGAAGATTGACCACTACAGGCGTCAGCTTGCAGCTATGGCTGTTATGCTGTTAATGTTAGCCTTGTTGTTGGCCGTCAGTGGTGCCTTGGAGAAGAGAGAATTTAAAAATGGTGGCAGTGAAGCTCAGCTATGGTTGGGTTGCTTAGTTGGACCATTCGGTGTTTGGATCAGGTGGTTCTTAGCACGTCTGAACGGGCGTGGCATAGGAAAAGCCGGATTGTTGAAGTGGATTCCTTTCGGGACTCTAATTGCCAACGTTTCTGCAGCTTGCGTCATGGCAGCTCTTGCAACATTAAAGAAAGCG GTGAATACAAAGGAATTTTATACGATTGCAAACGGGGTACAGTTTGGCCTGTTGGGTTGCCTAAGCACTGTTTCTACCTTCATTGCCGAGTTCCATGCAATGAGGCAAACCAAGCAGTCTTGGAGAGCCTACGTCTATGCCTTGATCACTATTCTCATGTCATTCGGCTTGGGCATCTTGATTTACTCGATACCCGTTTGGGCCAAGGGCTACAATTAG
- the LOC127807793 gene encoding fluoride export protein 1 isoform X2: MPGKQEQSFKSPDAGFMDRQNNDSESRRTGSFSRSSSGGSSLRRHSFSFTDAVAPGKDDDLDSESVSEAGDIGDRALHSNRYSGSGRNRLSVDMENGSVMPIPEDALLQSYVLRSRDPILSTVASPVSPSTLDIISPLSTDAIIHSEDKEQENKKELPWLLDYVSCLIHLSVFGILGVLTRFLLQKLFGPGVVGATSDGFYMYLDLPSNMVGSFLMGWFGIVFKRDISRVSDHLAIGLTTGYLGSLTTFSGWNQKMLDLSVEGQWVFVVLGFLIGLFLVAFSIICAVEIAPGIRWVLKKLDVLKLNGFSNSGTNGKIDHYRRQLAAMAVMLLMLALLLAVSGALEKREFKNGGSEAQLWLGCLVGPFGVWIRWFLARLNGRGIGKAGLLKWIPFGTLIANVSAACVMAALATLKKAVNTKEFYTIANGVQFGLLGCLSTVSTFIAEFHAMRQTKQSWRAYVYALITILMSFGLGILIYSIPVWAKGYN, translated from the exons ATG CCAGGGAAACAGGAACAATCTTTCAAGAGCCCTGATGCAGGCTTCATGGATCGTCAGAATAATGATTCTGAATCCAGGCGAACTGGATCATTTAGTCGGTCAAGCAGTGGTGGTTCTTCTTTGAGAAGGCATTCTTTTAGTTTCACAGATGCAGTCGCCCCTGGTAAAGATGATGACCTTGACAGTGAGTCTGTTTCAGAGGCTGGTGATATTGGAGATCGAGCACTTCACAGTAACAGGTACAGTGGAAGTGGCAGGAATCGTCTATCTGTTGATATGGAAAATGGCAGTGTTATGCCCATTCCTGAGGATGCTCTGTTACAGTCATATGTACTTCGATCTCGTGATCCAATTTTGTCAACAGTTGCCTCGCCTGTATCACCGTCAACCTTGGACATTATATCTCCTCTTTCCACTGATGCAATCATACATTCTGAAGACAAGGAGCAA GAGAACAAAAAAGAGCTACCTTGGCTATTGGATTATGTTTCATGCCTTATCCATCTATCTGTTTTCGGAATTCTTGGG GTTTTGACGAGGTTTTTACTACAGAAACTATTTGGCCCTGGAGTAGTTGGTGCCACAAGTGATGGATTCTACATGTACCTTGATCTTCCTTCTAAtatg gtCGGTTCATTCTTAATGGGGTGGTTTGGCATTGTCTTCAAACGAGACATATCCAGAGTTTCAGATCATTTGGCCATTGGACTGACCACTGGTTACTTGGGAAGCCTTACAACTTTCAGTGGCTGGAATCAGAAAATGCTTGACCTCAGTGTAGAAGGGCAATGGGTTTTTGTTGTGCTTGGTTTTCTCATAG GCTTGTTCCTTGTTGCCTTTTCCATCATATGTGCAGTAGAGATAGCTCCAGGCATCCGTTGGGTTCTTAAAAAATTAGACGTACTTAAGTTGAACGGGTTCTCTAATTCTGGAACCAATGGGAAGATTGACCACTACAGGCGTCAGCTTGCAGCTATGGCTGTTATGCTGTTAATGTTAGCCTTGTTGTTGGCCGTCAGTGGTGCCTTGGAGAAGAGAGAATTTAAAAATGGTGGCAGTGAAGCTCAGCTATGGTTGGGTTGCTTAGTTGGACCATTCGGTGTTTGGATCAGGTGGTTCTTAGCACGTCTGAACGGGCGTGGCATAGGAAAAGCCGGATTGTTGAAGTGGATTCCTTTCGGGACTCTAATTGCCAACGTTTCTGCAGCTTGCGTCATGGCAGCTCTTGCAACATTAAAGAAAGCG GTGAATACAAAGGAATTTTATACGATTGCAAACGGGGTACAGTTTGGCCTGTTGGGTTGCCTAAGCACTGTTTCTACCTTCATTGCCGAGTTCCATGCAATGAGGCAAACCAAGCAGTCTTGGAGAGCCTACGTCTATGCCTTGATCACTATTCTCATGTCATTCGGCTTGGGCATCTTGATTTACTCGATACCCGTTTGGGCCAAGGGCTACAATTAG
- the LOC127807793 gene encoding fluoride export protein 1 isoform X1: MSSCWDYTHSYGKQEQSFKSPDAGFMDRQNNDSESRRTGSFSRSSSGGSSLRRHSFSFTDAVAPGKDDDLDSESVSEAGDIGDRALHSNRYSGSGRNRLSVDMENGSVMPIPEDALLQSYVLRSRDPILSTVASPVSPSTLDIISPLSTDAIIHSEDKEQENKKELPWLLDYVSCLIHLSVFGILGVLTRFLLQKLFGPGVVGATSDGFYMYLDLPSNMVGSFLMGWFGIVFKRDISRVSDHLAIGLTTGYLGSLTTFSGWNQKMLDLSVEGQWVFVVLGFLIGLFLVAFSIICAVEIAPGIRWVLKKLDVLKLNGFSNSGTNGKIDHYRRQLAAMAVMLLMLALLLAVSGALEKREFKNGGSEAQLWLGCLVGPFGVWIRWFLARLNGRGIGKAGLLKWIPFGTLIANVSAACVMAALATLKKAVNTKEFYTIANGVQFGLLGCLSTVSTFIAEFHAMRQTKQSWRAYVYALITILMSFGLGILIYSIPVWAKGYN; this comes from the exons GGAAACAGGAACAATCTTTCAAGAGCCCTGATGCAGGCTTCATGGATCGTCAGAATAATGATTCTGAATCCAGGCGAACTGGATCATTTAGTCGGTCAAGCAGTGGTGGTTCTTCTTTGAGAAGGCATTCTTTTAGTTTCACAGATGCAGTCGCCCCTGGTAAAGATGATGACCTTGACAGTGAGTCTGTTTCAGAGGCTGGTGATATTGGAGATCGAGCACTTCACAGTAACAGGTACAGTGGAAGTGGCAGGAATCGTCTATCTGTTGATATGGAAAATGGCAGTGTTATGCCCATTCCTGAGGATGCTCTGTTACAGTCATATGTACTTCGATCTCGTGATCCAATTTTGTCAACAGTTGCCTCGCCTGTATCACCGTCAACCTTGGACATTATATCTCCTCTTTCCACTGATGCAATCATACATTCTGAAGACAAGGAGCAA GAGAACAAAAAAGAGCTACCTTGGCTATTGGATTATGTTTCATGCCTTATCCATCTATCTGTTTTCGGAATTCTTGGG GTTTTGACGAGGTTTTTACTACAGAAACTATTTGGCCCTGGAGTAGTTGGTGCCACAAGTGATGGATTCTACATGTACCTTGATCTTCCTTCTAAtatg gtCGGTTCATTCTTAATGGGGTGGTTTGGCATTGTCTTCAAACGAGACATATCCAGAGTTTCAGATCATTTGGCCATTGGACTGACCACTGGTTACTTGGGAAGCCTTACAACTTTCAGTGGCTGGAATCAGAAAATGCTTGACCTCAGTGTAGAAGGGCAATGGGTTTTTGTTGTGCTTGGTTTTCTCATAG GCTTGTTCCTTGTTGCCTTTTCCATCATATGTGCAGTAGAGATAGCTCCAGGCATCCGTTGGGTTCTTAAAAAATTAGACGTACTTAAGTTGAACGGGTTCTCTAATTCTGGAACCAATGGGAAGATTGACCACTACAGGCGTCAGCTTGCAGCTATGGCTGTTATGCTGTTAATGTTAGCCTTGTTGTTGGCCGTCAGTGGTGCCTTGGAGAAGAGAGAATTTAAAAATGGTGGCAGTGAAGCTCAGCTATGGTTGGGTTGCTTAGTTGGACCATTCGGTGTTTGGATCAGGTGGTTCTTAGCACGTCTGAACGGGCGTGGCATAGGAAAAGCCGGATTGTTGAAGTGGATTCCTTTCGGGACTCTAATTGCCAACGTTTCTGCAGCTTGCGTCATGGCAGCTCTTGCAACATTAAAGAAAGCG GTGAATACAAAGGAATTTTATACGATTGCAAACGGGGTACAGTTTGGCCTGTTGGGTTGCCTAAGCACTGTTTCTACCTTCATTGCCGAGTTCCATGCAATGAGGCAAACCAAGCAGTCTTGGAGAGCCTACGTCTATGCCTTGATCACTATTCTCATGTCATTCGGCTTGGGCATCTTGATTTACTCGATACCCGTTTGGGCCAAGGGCTACAATTAG